In Nitrospirota bacterium, the sequence ACAATTTCCCTTCCTGCTCATGCTCTGGATAAATCCAAATGCCCCCAGCACTTCCCGAAAATCAGCGCTCGCATACTGCACTCCTCTGTCAGAATGAAATATACAACATGAAACCAGAATAAGCCGCACTTAAAATTTGATAGCCAAGTTTTGTTCTAAAATGATTTATAAGTGCATATATTAATTTTTGATGCTTTGGACTAGGATTTTGCATGAAATTTTTATTCCTTCAATTTATAAATCTAAAAAAAAACGATAACGTCTTTCCTTTAAAATTTAAAGTTGCCATCTATTCCCTTTTTGCCTGCTGTAATCAGGAAATCCTTTTCTCTATCATTTCATAAACTCTTTTCCTGTGAATAATGCCGAGTATCCGGACTTCGCCGTGTGCAATTTTATAAACTACCCTGTAATCTCCAACCCTAAGTTTCCAATATCCCTTAAGGGTTTTTCTCAACGGCTCCCCATACTGATGCGGGGCCGCTGTAAGGCGAATTTCTATGGCAGTTTTAATGCGTTTTTTAATCTTCTCGTCAAGTAAAGGGATGTCAACCGCTTTGACGTCAGGATGATATTTAAGCTCAAAAGGCAAGGCTACCAGACCTCAGTATGTTTCAGCGCCTTTGTTTTTTTAAGAGATTGTTCCCTTTTTTCAGCAAATGCAGATAATGCTATATCTTCTTCTAATTCCAGAGCTTCTCTAATTAAGTCACGGGCTTTTAATGAAAGCGATACCTTTTCCCTCTCTGCAAGGTGCTGGACGCTTTTGTAAAGCGGTTTCTCCAAAACCACATTAATTCTTGGATTTTTTGCCGGCATTGATATTCCCTCCTTCTAAGTAGTGTACCACTTATAACGCACCGAATCAATATTTTTTATTTCTTCTTCCCGTAGTCTAATTCCCTCCAGCAAAAAAACTGAGCGCCTCTTTTACCTTTTCAATATCAACCCTTGTGTTAAAGCACGGACCAAAGGGTCTTTCATTTATAATGCCTAAAATCGGCAGGGGATACGTATCAATAATCCCGCTTGAGAGGTCGCGTTCACAGGCTACGGCGACAATGGCCTCGGGTTTTGTGTCAACGACTATCCTTCTTGCGATAGTGCCTCCGGTAGCGACAAACAAATTCAGTCCGAGGTCTTTTGCCATCTTTGTAAAATCCTTTATCTCGCATTTGCCGCAGCCTTCGCAGTTATAAACATCGTACGTGATTTTTATCTTGCACTCGCTTTGCTGGAGGCAGTGGGGCAGAAGCAGAAGCAGCCTC encodes:
- a CDS encoding type II toxin-antitoxin system RelE/ParE family toxin, which encodes MPFELKYHPDVKAVDIPLLDEKIKKRIKTAIEIRLTAAPHQYGEPLRKTLKGYWKLRVGDYRVVYKIAHGEVRILGIIHRKRVYEMIEKRIS
- a CDS encoding toxin-antitoxin system, antitoxin component produces the protein MPAKNPRINVVLEKPLYKSVQHLAEREKVSLSLKARDLIREALELEEDIALSAFAEKREQSLKKTKALKHTEVW
- a CDS encoding DUF116 domain-containing protein encodes the protein MNTRLIRGMFLKLGYPAMLLIGWIFRVKKDRLQKLLVDVNNSLVRKFSLKPAKRLLLLLPHCLQQSECKIKITYDVYNCEGCGKCEIKDFTKMAKDLGLNLFVATGGTIARRIVVDTKPEAIVAVACERDLSSGIIDTYPLPILGIINERPFGPCFNTRVDIEKVKEALSFFAGGN